From Daucus carota subsp. sativus chromosome 6, DH1 v3.0, whole genome shotgun sequence, the proteins below share one genomic window:
- the LOC135147333 gene encoding glucan endo-1,3-beta-glucosidase, acidic-like, with translation MSPKVTTLLLLLSSLFAFLQATSGAGPQDVGVCYGSFGNNQPSAQEAVSLAQSVGIRRMRLYSPDRNALQALRNSGIEVILGVPNDHLHWVASDQRNAHEWVQGNVIDYSNVNFRFISVGNGITPFHSQNARFAQFLLPAMQNIRNALSAFGLQNRIRVSTAIDQSEVLSQSFPPSSGNFRPEVRQFIQPIIQFLVKNGNTPLLVNFHPYFSYIHNKQDIPLQINKGKGNRDARLDYALMRSSDMLVQDAWLRYTNAFDAMVDSVHSAMEKVGGNSLDIVVSEVGWPAAGGPAASNQNAATHNSNLIRHVRNSGTPKRPKKRIETYIFSMFDEDRKSEENLRHWGIFWNNKQAKYRINF, from the coding sequence GTGCTGGGCCGCAAGATGTGGGTGTGTGTTACGGATCATTCGGCAACAATCAACCATCCGCACAAGAAGCCGTGTCTCTAGCCCAGTCAGTTGGGATTCGGAGGATGAGACTCTATAGCCCTGACCGTAACGCTCTCCAAGCCCTCAGGAACTCCGGTATCGAAGTGATTCTTGGCGTACCCAACGACCACCTTCACTGGGTGGCGTCCGACCAGAGGAACGCCCACGAGTGGGTCCAAGGGAACGTCATAGACTATTCCAACGTTAACTTCCGGTTCATTTCTGTCGGGAACGGAATCACTCCATTCCACTCTCAGAACGCCCGGTTCGCGCAGTTTCTGCTCCCAGCAATGCAAAACATTCGCAACGCTCTTTCGGCGTTTGGATTACAGAACAGAATTAGAGTCTCCACCGCCATCGATCAATCAGAAGTCCTATCCCAATCTTTCCCTCCTTCAAGTGGCAACTTCAGGCCCGAAGTTCGACAATTTATTCAGCCGATTATTCAGTTCCTTGTCAAAAACGGCAACACTCCGTTGCTAGTTAACTTTCACCCCTACTTCAGCTACATCCACAATAAGCAAGACATTCCTCTACAAATCAACAAGGGTAAAGGCAACCGAGACGCTCGTCTTGATTACGCTCTCATGAGGTCTTCCGACATGTTGGTACAAGATGCATGGCTGAGGTACACGAATGCATTTGACGCCATGGTTGATAGTGTACACTCTGCAATGGAGAAGGTGGGTGGAAACTCCTTAGACATTGTGGTTTCTGAAGTTGGATGGCCTGCAGCCGGAGGACCTGCAGCGAGCAATCAAAACGCGGCGACTCACAACAGTAACTTGATTAGGCATGTACGCAACAGTGGAACACCGAAGAGGCCTAAGAAGCGTATAGAGACTTACATCTTTTCTATGTTTGATGAGGACAGGAAGAGCGAAGAGAATCTGAGGCACTGGGGCATCTTCTGGAATAATAAACAAGCCAAGTACCGGATCAACTTTTAA